A region of Bacillus cabrialesii DNA encodes the following proteins:
- the tuf gene encoding elongation factor Tu gives MAKEKFDRSKSHANIGTIGHVDHGKTTLTAAITTVLHKKSGKGTAMAYDQIDGAPEERERGITISTAHVEYETETRHYAHVDCPGHADYVKNMITGAAQMDGAILVVSAADGPMPQTREHILLSKNVGVPYIVVFLNKCDMVDDEELLELVEMEVRDLLSEYDFPGDDVPVIKGSALKALEGDAEYEAKIFELMDAVDEYIPTPERDTEKPFMMPVEDVFSITGRGTVATGRVERGQVKVGDEVEIIGLQEENKKTTVTGVEMFRKLLDYAEAGDNIGALLRGVAREDIQRGQVLAKPGTITPHSKFKAEVYVLSKEEGGRHTPFFSNYRPQFYFRTTDVTGIIHLPEGVEMVMPGDNTEMNVELISTIAIEEGTRFSIREGGRTVGSGVVSTITE, from the coding sequence ATGGCTAAAGAAAAATTCGACCGTTCCAAATCACATGCCAATATTGGTACAATTGGACACGTTGACCATGGTAAAACAACTTTAACTGCTGCTATCACAACAGTACTTCATAAGAAATCTGGTAAAGGTACAGCTATGGCGTACGATCAAATTGATGGTGCTCCAGAAGAACGTGAGCGCGGTATCACAATCTCTACTGCACACGTTGAGTACGAAACTGAAACTCGTCACTATGCACACGTTGACTGCCCAGGACACGCTGACTATGTTAAAAACATGATCACTGGTGCTGCGCAAATGGACGGAGCTATCCTTGTAGTATCTGCTGCTGATGGCCCAATGCCACAAACTCGTGAGCACATCCTTCTTTCTAAAAACGTTGGTGTACCATACATCGTTGTATTCTTAAACAAATGCGACATGGTAGACGACGAAGAGCTTCTTGAACTAGTTGAAATGGAAGTTCGCGATCTTCTTAGCGAATACGACTTCCCTGGTGATGATGTACCAGTAATCAAAGGTTCTGCTCTTAAAGCTCTTGAAGGTGACGCTGAGTACGAAGCGAAAATCTTCGAACTTATGGATGCGGTTGATGAGTACATCCCAACTCCAGAACGCGACACTGAAAAACCATTCATGATGCCAGTTGAGGACGTATTCTCAATCACTGGTCGTGGTACAGTAGCAACTGGCCGTGTAGAACGCGGACAAGTTAAAGTCGGTGACGAAGTTGAAATCATCGGTCTTCAAGAAGAGAACAAGAAAACAACTGTTACAGGTGTTGAAATGTTCCGTAAGCTTCTTGATTATGCTGAAGCTGGTGACAACATTGGTGCCCTTCTTCGCGGTGTAGCTCGTGAAGACATCCAACGTGGTCAAGTACTTGCTAAACCAGGTACAATCACTCCACACAGCAAATTCAAAGCTGAAGTTTACGTTCTTTCTAAAGAAGAGGGTGGACGTCATACTCCATTCTTCTCTAACTACCGTCCTCAGTTCTACTTCCGTACAACTGACGTAACTGGTATCATCCATCTTCCAGAAGGCGTAGAAATGGTTATGCCTGGAGATAACACTGAAATGAACGTAGAACTTATCTCTACAATCGCTATCGAAGAAGGAACTCGTTTCTCTATTCGTGAAGGCGGACGTACTGTAGGTTCAGGCGTTGTTTCTACAATCACTGAGTAA
- a CDS encoding alpha/beta fold hydrolase: protein MIPEKRSIAIMKELSIENTKQMLMINGADTKNPLLLFLHGGPGTPQIGYVRHYQKELEEHFTVVQWDQRGSGLSYSKRIPHHSMTISHFVNDAIQVTQWLLDHFSKTKLYLAGHSWGSLLALHVLQQRPDLFYAYYGISQVVNPHLEESAAYQYIREISDRKRASIRSRLIRFIGAPPWKKGIQHLIYRFCVEMGRGGFTHHHHQSLVVLFQMLTGHEYGIRNMHKFLNGLRFSKKHLTEELYQFNAFTSVPSIKVPCFFISGKHDLIVPSEISKQYYQALEAPEKRWFQFENSAHAPHIEEPSLFASTLSNHAFHHL from the coding sequence ATGATTCCTGAAAAGAGATCAATCGCTATCATGAAAGAACTGAGCATTGAAAATACAAAGCAAATGCTGATGATCAATGGGGCTGATACAAAAAATCCATTGCTGCTTTTTTTACATGGCGGACCGGGGACACCTCAAATCGGATATGTTAGGCATTATCAAAAAGAGCTGGAAGAGCATTTCACAGTAGTACAATGGGATCAAAGAGGATCTGGGCTTTCTTATTCTAAACGAATTCCTCATCACTCCATGACAATCAGTCATTTCGTTAACGATGCAATTCAAGTCACTCAATGGCTCCTAGATCATTTTTCAAAAACGAAATTATACCTTGCCGGTCATTCGTGGGGGTCACTGCTGGCACTTCATGTGCTGCAGCAACGGCCGGATTTGTTTTATGCGTATTATGGGATTAGTCAGGTTGTTAACCCTCATCTTGAAGAATCAGCTGCTTATCAATATATACGTGAAATCTCTGATAGGAAGAGGGCCAGTATACGATCCCGACTCATACGTTTCATTGGCGCTCCGCCTTGGAAGAAGGGTATCCAGCATCTTATCTATCGGTTTTGTGTCGAGATGGGCAGGGGAGGATTCACTCACCATCATCATCAATCCCTTGTTGTATTATTTCAAATGCTTACTGGTCATGAGTATGGAATAAGAAACATGCACAAATTCCTCAATGGATTGCGATTCAGTAAAAAACATTTAACTGAGGAATTGTACCAGTTTAATGCATTTACATCAGTTCCTTCTATTAAAGTACCGTGCTTTTTCATTTCGGGGAAACATGATCTAATTGTTCCTTCTGAAATATCCAAACAGTATTATCAAGCGCTTGAGGCACCTGAAAAGCGCTGGTTTCAATTTGAGAATTCTGCTCATGCCCCGCATATCGAGGAGCCGTCATTATTTGCGAGTACACTGAGTAACCACGCTTTTCATCACTTATGA
- the rpsJ gene encoding 30S ribosomal protein S10 yields the protein MAKQKIRIRLKAYDHRILDQSAEKIVETAKRSGASVSGPIPLPTEKSVYTILRAVHKYKDSREQFEMRTHKRLIDIVNPTPQTVDALMRLDLPSGVDIEIKL from the coding sequence ATGGCAAAACAAAAAATTCGTATTCGTTTGAAAGCATATGATCATAGAATCCTTGATCAATCTGCAGAGAAGATTGTTGAAACGGCAAAACGTTCTGGTGCCAGCGTATCTGGTCCGATCCCGTTGCCAACTGAAAAATCAGTTTACACAATCCTTCGTGCGGTGCACAAATACAAAGATTCTCGTGAGCAATTTGAAATGCGTACACATAAACGTTTAATCGACATTGTGAACCCAACACCACAAACTGTTGATGCTCTCATGCGATTAGATTTACCATCTGGTGTCGATATCGAAATTAAACTTTAA
- the rplC gene encoding 50S ribosomal protein L3 gives MTKGILGRKIGMTQVFAENGDLIPVTVIEAAPNVVLQKKSTENDGYEAIQLGFDDKREKLSNKPEKGHVAKAETAPKRFVKELRGVEMDAYEVGQEVKVEIFSAGEIVDVTGVSKGKGFQGAIKRHGQSRGPMSHGSRYHRRPGSMGPVDPNRVFKGKLLPGRMGGEQITVQNLEIVKVDAERNLLLIKGNVPGARKSLITVKSAVKSK, from the coding sequence ATGACCAAAGGAATCTTAGGAAGAAAAATTGGTATGACGCAAGTATTCGCTGAAAATGGTGATCTTATTCCGGTAACTGTTATCGAGGCTGCTCCAAACGTTGTTCTTCAAAAGAAATCAACTGAAAACGACGGTTACGAAGCAATCCAGCTTGGTTTTGACGACAAGCGTGAAAAGCTTTCTAACAAACCTGAAAAAGGGCACGTTGCAAAAGCGGAAACTGCTCCTAAGCGCTTCGTTAAAGAATTACGCGGAGTGGAAATGGATGCGTATGAAGTTGGTCAGGAAGTCAAGGTTGAAATTTTCTCTGCTGGAGAAATCGTAGATGTAACAGGAGTATCTAAAGGTAAAGGTTTCCAAGGTGCGATCAAGCGCCACGGACAATCTCGCGGACCTATGTCTCACGGTTCACGCTACCACCGTCGTCCTGGTTCAATGGGACCTGTAGATCCTAACCGTGTATTCAAAGGTAAATTATTACCTGGACGTATGGGCGGAGAGCAAATCACTGTTCAAAACCTTGAAATCGTAAAAGTTGATGCAGAACGCAATCTTCTTTTGATCAAAGGTAACGTACCTGGTGCGAGAAAATCTTTAATCACTGTTAAAAGTGCTGTTAAATCTAAATAA